In Trichomycterus rosablanca isolate fTriRos1 chromosome 25, fTriRos1.hap1, whole genome shotgun sequence, the sequence gctcccgacggacagttctggtggaaacaggagagttgaggtgcacatttaattctgccgtgatttgggcagccgtggttttatgttttttggatacaatccgggttagcacccgaacatccctttcagacagcttcctcttgcgtccacagttaatcctgttggatgtggtttgtccttcttggtggtatgctgacattaccctggataccgtggctcttgatacatcacaaagacttgctgtcttggtcacagatgcgccagcaagacgtgcaccaataatttgtcctcttttgaactctggtatgtcacccataatgttgtgtgcattgcaatattttgagcaaaactgtgctcttaccctgctaattgaaccttcacactctgctcttactggtgcaatgtgcaattaatgaagattggccaccagactggtccaatttagccatgaaacctcccacactaaaatgacaggtgtttcagttattttgtccaacccctgtatatacagtgtatcacaaaagtgagtacacccctcacatttctgcagatatttaagtatatcttttcatgggacaacactgacaaaatgacactttgacacaatgaaaagtagtctgtgtgcagcttatataacagtgtaaatttattcttccctcaaaataactcaatatacagccattaatgtctaaaccaccggcaacaaaagtgagtacaccccttagtgaaagttcctgaagtgtcaatattttgtgtggccaccattatttcccagaactgccttaactctcctgggcatggagtttaccagagcttcacaggttgccactggaatgcttttccactcctccatgacgacatcacggagctggcggatattcgagattttgcgctcctccaccttccgcttgaggatgccccaaagatgttctattgggtttaggtctggagacatgcttggccagtccatcacctttaccctcagcctcttcaataaagcagtggtcgtcttagaggtgtgtttggggtcattatcatgctggaacactgccctgcgacccagttttcggagggaggggatcatgctctgcttcagtatttcacagtacatattggagttcatgtgtccctcaatgaaatgtaactccccaacacctgctgcactcatgcagccccagaccatggcattcccaccaccatgcttgactgtaggcatgacacacttatctttgtactcctcacctgattgccgccacacatgcttgagaccatctgaaccaaacaaattaatcttggtctcatcagaccataggacatggttccagtaatccatgtcctttgttgacatgtcttcagcaaactgttcgcgggctttcttgtgtagagacttcagaagaggcttccttctggggtgacagccatgcagaccaatttgatgtagtgtgcggcgtatggtctgagcactgaaaggctgaccccccaccttttcaatctctgcagcaatgctgacagcactcctgcgcctatctttcaaagacagcagttggatgtgacgctgagcacgtgcactcagcttctttggacgaccaacgcgaggtctgttctgagtggaccctgctcttttaaaacgctggatgatcttggccactgtgctgcagctcagtttcagggtgttggcaatcttcttgtatccttggccatcttcatgtagcgcaacaattcgtcttttaagatcctcagagagttctttgccatgaggtgccatgttggaactttcagtgaccagtatgagagagtgtgagagctgtactactaaattgaacacacctgccccctatgcacacctgagacctagtaacactaacaaatcacatgacgttttggagggaaaatgacaagcagtgctcaatttggacatttaggggtgtagtctcttaggggtgtactcacttttgttgccggtggtttagacattaatggctgtatattgagttattttgagggaagaataaatttacactgttatataagctgcacacagactacttttcattgtgtcaaagtgtcattttgtcagtgttgtcccatgaaaagatatacttaaatatctgcagaaatgtgaggggtgtactcacttttgtgatacactgtatatatatatatatatacatacatacatacatacatatatacacacacacacacacacacacacacacacacacacatacatatattaagggccttgctcaggggcccaattgGCTTTGATGGAGCCCTGCTATGGATTTTCCAGGGTCAAAGCTTATTCATTGAATAAATTATCCGTTAACTgggtttgtatttttttgtactAACTGTATTCTAATTGTACTTCACAGACCCTTAAGTACCAATCTAAGAGCCATTCCACAAACGAGCACCGTCATGAGAAACAGCACAACTCCTCGGACCAAACTCCACCCAATAAGATGCTGCGCAGATCAGATAGTCCAGACGGAAAGCGGAATGATGGCGATGGGAGGGCGCTCCACATGCATCAACATAAAGAGAGCAGTACGTTCACATACAGTTATGCTAAATGGTTAATATAAAGGCCCGTTACTATCTTGAGGCGAatgatattttttatattaaagatTGCATATCTCAGCCCAGTGTTTGTGTGAACACCTGGTCAGGTCAGGGGCACCTGAGATTCACACACTCCTCAGTAATGTGCCACCCAAGCGTCcttaaatactttatttttaatgatttacttcagaaatgtgtgttCCATTCATTCAATGACATGACAAGCTTAATAAACTATTGTTTTCTTCAACTGCTATGACATACATGTTACTTATTTTCTTCTTAATCCAAGCAGTCTTTTATGTTGAGCGTGTGCAGAAGGTGTCACTTTGCTTCATTCAGCAAAATACTTTAAATTTGCACCTCTGTTGTCCGAATTAGTAGGTCAGTGGAAAAAGCCTCGGCTGAGCCGCGTCCCCACGTCTTTATACCTGGATTTAAAGCCCTTATTCATTTATGTAAACATGATCGAACAGTCTCTAAAAATGTCTGTTTTCTTGATGTAAACTTCTCAATCTGAGGGCCGTTTTTAAGTTTCATCTCTGTGTTTTTCAGGCACCAGCGCTTCTCCACACGAGACCTCTATCAATCACGGCCATCACAGTGCCAACTCTCACTCGCTCCCAACCAAATGTGCAGAAATGGTAAGTGTGTGTTTCACTTCTGTTCTGACTCTCTACAGGCTGTAGCTGCGCTCCTAACCCTTTAATGAGTCTAAAttcttgggtaaaaataagcttgTCTTGTTTGGGTTGTgtctactccttggttgacgtgtAATATATTTGTAGATGACACTGTGGTtgtaagaaaacagcctttctaacctaGATGTCAACCTAAagctagcagctgaaaaatcatccatgaaaattcatcatttttgtaatcgtctcaactgtttggtagaggctcattaaaaatactgtgaGCACCAGTTAATagtattaattgtttgttgtcgGTATAGtcttaagaaatgcaaagaaataacaATTAAGGGTTTGATTAGGATCATTCGTCTGTTTTTTAGGTGACAGCAGTAATCAAACGATGCCTGCTTTGTCCATTAACCCTGTTAATGGTTGACGTTCCTACACTACACTTTAGTATGGTTTAGGCTTTGGGCCACTGGATGGGGAAAATATATCCGCCCAAAATATTAGCCAGCTGATCTATCGGTCAACCACAACTTAAAGCggtttacatttatagcatttagcattcacctttatccaaagtaacgTACACTTGTAGCCAATCACAGGAGCCTTAACCATGGCagcttgtttttacatttacattaaatgaGGTTCAAGctattaagggttaaggaccttatTTAGGGGGTCCAGCAGTTGCAACTTGGCAGTGcttgggcttgaactggcaaccttgtgattatcagtgcagtatcttaaccactgagctaccaaagCTTGTTGAtggtggggctcaaaccagcaaccttaatGCTCTTGCATCGTTCCTCGGTTTCCATGTGCCGTCCGTTGTATTTCCAGCCCCAGCGCGATCCGGCTGACGACTGGTCCGAGCACATCAGCTCGTCTGGAAAGAAGTACTACTACAACTGCAGGACGGAGGTGTCGCAGTGGGAAAAACCCAAGGAGTGGCTGGAGAGGTAAGAAGCACGCGTCCTGTGTGTTACTAAAACTCATTGTGGTGCAGCTTGGCTCACTCCTGTATCCGTCTGATGCTGTTTTAATGCAGAGAACAGCGACAGAAGGAAGCTCCGAAGGCCGTCGTGGTTAACAGTTTTCCCAAAGACAGAGATTACAGGCAGGAGGCCATGCAGGCGGCCGCTTCTGCAAACGCAGTCACTACTATGAgtaagtccacatacttttgatcgcGCATTTGCACACTTTACCGTTAGCCTGATTAAGCAATGCAGTCTTTTCATGCGACGTTACTCCTGTTTCAGAATCGGCTCCGGTTGAGAAGCCAGCATCACACGGCGCTTACTCCCAGGCCTCCTGCAGTGGCTCCGGGTCCCAGAGCGTCTCGAGCGCTCCCAGTTCGTCCACGGCGTCCTCCTCACACTCCTCGGCTCTCCTGCAGGACCCGGCTCTCCTCAGGCAGCTTCTTCCTGCACTCCAGGCCACGCTGCACCTTAACAATGCCAGCGTGGACATGGCCAAAATTAACGAGGGTAAGCACTCTACGGCGCCCTCCGTGCTCCTTCTAGGGAATCACATGGACGGTTTGTTGGTTTTGTGAAGGTTTTAGTTTTGTTATTGTCCTTTTTCCTCTCAGTACAGACAAAAAACAGTACAGTAAGTACAAGGTACATTTTTCGGACCTACTGAGTCAatgtacagtgaggaaaatgctgtaaatgtagttTACTGGTATTATGAATG encodes:
- the wacb gene encoding WW domain containing adaptor with coiled-coil b isoform X2: MVMHARKQPRLTDGCNERRDYQSYQTLKYQSKSHSTNEHRHEKQHNSSDQTPPNKMLRRSDSPDGKRNDGDGRALHMHQHKESSTSASPHETSINHGHHSANSHSLPTKCAEMPQRDPADDWSEHISSSGKKYYYNCRTEVSQWEKPKEWLEREQRQKEAPKAVVVNSFPKDRDYRQEAMQAAASANAVTTMKSAPVEKPASHGAYSQASCSGSGSQSVSSAPSSSTASSSHSSALLQDPALLRQLLPALQATLHLNNASVDMAKINEAQQPSQSPMSVTPDASSPKSCLVSPRVSTPQTNSVPPKPLQNTISSVPSLIKVCESGVKSAFQHSTDKTPEVEDPRLQRQNSQGPPSLASNGCLLNNSTSACPPTTFSPSLALHFNENLIRHVQSWPSDHVEKQAAKAREDFHTLGSINMSEICVEMKKLRSLVRVCEIQATLREQRILFLRQEIKELEKLKNQNSFMV